From the Pseudomonas baltica genome, one window contains:
- a CDS encoding aminotransferase class IV: MTIIKADHIMLNDPAHVRLAHDPKYGHGSAFIHGTYVDIDNAGIPMSDLGFTQADACYDVVSVSKGYLFRLEDHLERFESACRKFQLTNPYSKAETVEILENLIKQAGTKEAYVWWAVTRGFMPDGNDRINPAAYENRFYAFVVPYVFISDDEQRARGIDVMVSKLFIRIPPKAVDPTAKNFHWMDLKLSLFEAQAAQKEWSILCDADGYLTEAPGSNIFFIKDGALYTPDSGCLEGITRKTTLELAKELGLPLHVERVHVEQLLNADEAFLTSTAGGVMPINSVDDRVLGGKAGPGELTTQLHNLYWTKRWDGWLGTAVDYDTPAKV, encoded by the coding sequence ATGACCATCATCAAAGCAGACCACATCATGTTGAACGACCCGGCGCACGTCCGGTTGGCGCACGATCCCAAGTACGGTCACGGTTCGGCTTTCATCCACGGCACTTACGTGGACATCGATAACGCCGGCATCCCGATGTCGGACCTGGGCTTTACGCAGGCCGACGCCTGCTACGACGTGGTCAGCGTCAGCAAGGGTTATCTGTTTCGCCTCGAAGATCACCTGGAGCGATTCGAAAGCGCCTGCCGCAAGTTCCAGCTGACCAACCCCTACAGCAAGGCCGAGACCGTCGAGATCCTCGAGAACCTGATCAAGCAGGCCGGTACCAAGGAAGCCTACGTGTGGTGGGCCGTGACCCGCGGCTTCATGCCCGATGGCAACGACCGCATCAATCCGGCGGCCTATGAAAACCGCTTCTATGCCTTCGTGGTGCCTTACGTGTTCATCTCCGACGACGAACAGCGTGCTCGCGGCATCGATGTCATGGTCAGCAAGCTGTTCATCCGTATTCCACCGAAAGCGGTCGATCCTACCGCCAAGAACTTCCACTGGATGGACCTCAAACTGTCGTTGTTCGAAGCCCAAGCGGCGCAAAAAGAATGGTCGATCCTGTGCGACGCTGACGGCTACTTGACCGAAGCGCCCGGCTCGAACATTTTTTTCATCAAGGACGGGGCGCTCTACACCCCCGATTCCGGCTGCCTGGAAGGCATCACCCGCAAGACCACCCTCGAACTGGCCAAGGAGCTGGGCTTGCCGCTGCATGTGGAGCGCGTGCACGTCGAGCAACTGCTCAACGCCGACGAGGCCTTCCTGACTTCCACCGCCGGCGGCGTGATGCCGATCAACAGCGTCGACGACCGCGTACTGGGCGGCAAGGCTGGCCCTGGCGAACTGACCACGCAACTGCACAACCTGTACTGGACCAAGCGCTGGGACGGCTGGTTGGGTACCGCGGTTGACTACGATACCCCAGCGAAGGTTTGA
- a CDS encoding NAD(P)-binding domain-containing protein: protein MTTVARPLHPQRVAIIGLDPFGSNIARTLAQQGFAVAGLDPLRNNLVAPCEGFTLLRNLEQAVDSSDIVITCFPDQLLMSARLCSPQTTFGLHGKALISFNTAQTRPASSARSMGEWARSEHIDYLEISLNGQAESIGQSDCELVCAGPRRVYERLKPLCLSLGASLTYLGSDCGATLEHQPSRAVC from the coding sequence ATGACCACTGTAGCCCGCCCGCTTCACCCTCAGCGCGTCGCCATCATCGGCCTCGACCCCTTCGGCAGCAACATTGCCCGCACGCTGGCGCAGCAGGGCTTCGCAGTGGCCGGGTTGGACCCTCTGCGCAACAACCTGGTAGCGCCGTGCGAAGGCTTTACCTTGCTGCGCAACCTCGAACAGGCGGTCGACAGCAGCGATATCGTGATCACCTGCTTCCCCGACCAACTGCTGATGAGCGCGCGGCTGTGCAGTCCGCAAACCACTTTCGGCCTGCACGGCAAGGCGCTGATCAGCTTCAACACCGCCCAGACACGCCCGGCCTCCTCGGCGCGCTCCATGGGCGAGTGGGCCCGCAGCGAGCACATCGACTATCTGGAAATCAGCCTCAATGGTCAGGCCGAAAGCATCGGTCAAAGCGACTGCGAATTGGTGTGCGCCGGCCCGCGACGCGTGTATGAGCGTCTCAAGCCGTTGTGCCTCAGCCTCGGTGCCTCACTGACCTATCTGGGCAGCGATTGTGGCGCGACATTGGAACACCAGCCATCCCGGGCGGTGTGCTGA
- a CDS encoding SDR family oxidoreductase — protein sequence MDMKLAGKVVVITGASTGLGRGIALKLAEEGAHLVIGDISEASNPKGFDEQPELTTSQLIGQRGGQALFQQCDVTRRDDLTHLVQAATERFGRIDVMINNAGVYRDGKLIHEFSEEELDLCLNVNVKGTFFGAQAAVTAFLAQGGGGNIINLVSTAGLGGHPWQSVYNISKAAQANMTRCLAIEYGHQGIRVNGICPTYAKTALTRALMEQPGYVDDFAETIPLKRWGEIDDVADLAVFLASDRSSYIHGDLIRIDGGETLSRYSV from the coding sequence ATGGACATGAAACTGGCAGGCAAAGTCGTGGTGATCACGGGCGCGAGCACCGGTCTGGGCCGCGGCATCGCCCTCAAGCTCGCCGAAGAAGGCGCCCACCTGGTGATCGGCGATATCAGCGAAGCCAGCAACCCCAAGGGCTTTGACGAACAGCCTGAACTGACCACCAGCCAACTGATCGGCCAGCGCGGCGGCCAGGCCCTTTTTCAACAGTGCGACGTGACCCGCCGCGATGACCTGACCCATCTGGTGCAAGCCGCGACCGAGCGGTTTGGCCGCATCGACGTGATGATCAACAACGCCGGCGTCTACCGTGACGGCAAACTGATTCATGAATTCAGCGAGGAAGAACTCGACCTGTGCCTGAACGTCAACGTCAAAGGCACCTTCTTTGGCGCCCAGGCGGCAGTGACCGCGTTCCTCGCTCAGGGAGGGGGCGGCAACATCATCAATCTGGTGTCCACCGCCGGATTGGGCGGCCATCCCTGGCAGTCGGTGTACAACATCTCCAAGGCGGCCCAGGCCAACATGACCCGCTGCCTGGCCATCGAATACGGCCATCAGGGCATCCGCGTCAACGGTATCTGCCCGACCTATGCCAAGACCGCCCTCACCCGCGCCCTGATGGAGCAGCCGGGCTACGTCGATGATTTTGCTGAAACCATCCCGCTCAAGCGCTGGGGCGAAATCGATGACGTCGCCGACCTGGCGGTGTTCCTGGCCTCGGATCGCTCCAGCTATATTCATGGCGACCTGATACGCATCGATGGCGGCGAGACCTTGTCGCGTTATTCGGTGTAA
- a CDS encoding NAD(P)-binding domain-containing protein, whose product MSLPTPSVSVLGLGAMGGVLAQTLLKSGCAVTVWNRSAERAAPLVQAGATLAVDVQSALQASDLIVICMIDKAASETVLSSLGPTFDLGGKTLVNMSTGTVADVERLARWADEHNARYLDGGILCYPKDIGAAKTAILYSGHPQAWEEHQQTLKILAGNPRYLGADPKACTPTYLALYAFYFGAFAAWLEGTVLASSAGVAVGDFKHLSSIMTDMLVDGIDTAADRITAGEYGGEQASVDVHVAGQEVVLDALVSAKVPHASTDAYLSYCRMAQAAGMGDQDIAAVYKAMQP is encoded by the coding sequence ATGTCCCTACCAACTCCTTCCGTCAGCGTTCTGGGCCTCGGTGCCATGGGCGGCGTGCTCGCCCAGACGCTGCTGAAGTCAGGCTGTGCAGTCACTGTATGGAACCGCAGCGCAGAACGAGCGGCCCCGCTGGTACAAGCGGGTGCGACCCTGGCGGTAGATGTGCAATCGGCACTGCAGGCCAGCGACCTGATCGTCATTTGCATGATCGACAAGGCGGCCTCCGAAACCGTGCTGTCGAGCCTCGGACCGACCTTCGATCTGGGTGGCAAGACCCTGGTCAACATGAGCACCGGTACCGTCGCCGACGTCGAGCGCCTGGCGCGCTGGGCCGACGAGCACAACGCGCGATACCTGGATGGCGGCATCCTCTGCTACCCCAAGGACATCGGCGCAGCCAAGACCGCGATTCTTTATTCCGGCCATCCGCAAGCCTGGGAAGAGCATCAGCAGACCCTGAAGATTCTGGCCGGCAATCCCCGCTACCTGGGCGCTGACCCGAAAGCCTGTACCCCAACCTACCTGGCGCTTTACGCCTTCTATTTCGGTGCCTTCGCCGCCTGGCTCGAAGGCACGGTGCTGGCATCGTCCGCCGGCGTTGCGGTGGGTGACTTCAAGCACCTGTCGTCGATCATGACCGACATGCTGGTAGACGGTATCGACACCGCCGCCGACCGCATCACCGCTGGCGAATACGGCGGCGAACAAGCCTCGGTGGATGTTCACGTCGCCGGCCAGGAAGTGGTCCTCGATGCCTTGGTGAGCGCCAAGGTGCCCCACGCCAGCACCGATGCCTACCTGAGTTACTGCCGCATGGCTCAGGCCGCCGGCATGGGTGACCAGGATATCGCCGCCGTCTACAAAGCCATGCAACCCTGA
- a CDS encoding AraC family transcriptional regulator ligand-binding domain-containing protein: MQASPITPEDRVFSTVELQALLASHSDGPGALTELLAHNGLPIDALQAPLTRLSLSQWLGTLTGCCHASKDPLLALRVGQQMHLTAYGMLGFTLLSSASLREALDIANQFGLLANLKHQLHLEVDGDVAHLHLRENFALLGSERYFSTLLESAKILTLLGDMLGHGFKAQALRLNLNPEPAGAQGISQALGVPVQVNCLDNCISFSSHYVDQPLPQSHAMTHQSCKALCSAQLHELSQRYDLCYQIQKMLLASPSHIPPLPEVASRLHLSPRTLRRKLETVGSSYNQILEDVRKKLAIRYLLDTPLTTEAISEKLSYSDAANFRHAFKRWTGTAPRAFRSQNREIDWSMPPAFTLPGANTTARAHARA; encoded by the coding sequence GTGCAAGCATCACCCATCACTCCCGAAGACCGGGTGTTCTCGACCGTCGAATTGCAAGCGCTGCTGGCCAGCCATAGCGACGGGCCTGGCGCCCTGACCGAGTTGCTGGCACACAACGGCCTGCCGATCGATGCACTCCAGGCCCCCCTCACACGCCTGTCCCTGAGCCAATGGCTGGGCACCCTCACCGGCTGCTGCCACGCCAGCAAGGATCCGCTGCTGGCTCTGCGGGTCGGCCAACAGATGCACCTGACCGCCTATGGCATGCTCGGTTTTACCCTGCTCAGTAGCGCGTCGCTGCGCGAAGCCCTGGATATCGCCAATCAGTTCGGGTTGCTGGCCAACCTCAAGCATCAATTGCATCTGGAGGTGGATGGCGACGTCGCCCACCTGCACCTGCGCGAGAACTTCGCCTTGCTGGGCAGCGAGAGATACTTCTCCACCCTGCTCGAAAGCGCGAAGATCCTCACCCTGCTCGGCGACATGCTCGGCCATGGCTTCAAGGCCCAGGCGCTACGTCTGAACCTCAACCCCGAGCCGGCCGGTGCCCAGGGCATCTCCCAGGCCCTGGGCGTGCCGGTGCAGGTCAACTGCCTGGACAACTGCATCAGCTTCAGCAGCCACTATGTCGACCAACCGCTGCCCCAGTCCCACGCCATGACCCACCAATCGTGCAAGGCGCTGTGCAGCGCGCAACTGCATGAACTCAGCCAGCGCTACGACCTCTGCTACCAGATCCAGAAAATGCTCCTGGCCTCGCCCAGCCATATCCCGCCGCTGCCCGAAGTCGCCTCGCGCCTGCACCTGTCGCCACGCACCCTGCGGCGCAAACTCGAAACCGTGGGCAGCTCCTACAACCAGATCCTTGAAGACGTGCGCAAGAAACTCGCCATCCGCTACCTGCTCGACACGCCACTGACCACCGAGGCGATTTCCGAGAAGCTCAGCTACAGCGACGCCGCCAACTTTCGCCACGCCTTCAAGCGCTGGACCGGCACCGCACCGCGCGCCTTCCGTTCGCAGAACCGCGAGATCGACTGGAGCATGCCGCCAGCCTTCACCCTGCCCGGCGCCAATACCACCGCGCGGGCCCACGCCCGCGCCTGA
- a CDS encoding cytosine permease, which produces MSHSQTQVSTVTAREALAGRLPIQGDDRLYKGFGTLVAACVAIGAASFNYLFGASIAYIGNTRIGILGYLIGLIVGLAPVYLASGLISYRLGVDPVDASKSSMGTRGSSLLLALILVTTLGWSFVLIAMTGQAAGRLQQILFNPGGQIDNGFVAAVSVAMLLLVWVLLKKGPAMIALLTRFTSPAILIIACVLLYLITRDVSLGTLLNTNVDPKQAYATDPLLQLAYGVEFGASNALTSVPFFGGIARLIHKRKHLITPSLVGAGVIGAGFTSAVGALAAIATGSTEPAEWVVKTAGNGLGTVIVSLLLLANLGTLLSFFYFAGVSVQQVRFFAKMRWDLIVAILLLPGLVVAFNTQWLIAHVMNWLAYNSAMFIGIAAVMLTDYVLLRRQVVLPAHLFVKDKQSAYWFWGGVNWVAMLIIVLGVVVYLMLFDPLSLQVGPSFRYVGASIPTLVICIAAYYVLMRLVIATSYRGGYRNVKQLAEKKVRVGL; this is translated from the coding sequence ATGAGTCATTCGCAGACACAGGTGAGCACAGTCACCGCGCGCGAGGCGTTGGCAGGGCGCCTGCCGATTCAGGGGGACGATCGGCTGTACAAGGGCTTTGGTACCCTGGTAGCAGCCTGCGTCGCTATCGGCGCGGCCAGTTTCAACTACCTGTTCGGCGCCTCCATTGCCTATATCGGCAATACCCGCATCGGCATCCTTGGCTATCTGATCGGTTTGATCGTCGGCCTGGCGCCGGTGTACCTCGCCTCAGGACTGATCAGCTATCGCCTCGGCGTCGATCCGGTGGACGCGTCCAAAAGCTCCATGGGCACCCGCGGTTCGTCGCTGCTGCTGGCGTTGATCCTGGTCACCACCCTGGGCTGGTCTTTTGTCTTGATCGCCATGACCGGGCAGGCTGCCGGTCGACTGCAGCAGATCCTGTTCAACCCCGGTGGCCAGATCGACAACGGCTTCGTTGCTGCGGTTTCGGTGGCGATGCTGTTGTTAGTCTGGGTGTTGCTGAAGAAAGGCCCGGCGATGATCGCCTTGCTGACGCGCTTCACTTCTCCCGCGATTCTGATCATCGCTTGCGTGTTGCTGTATCTGATCACCCGTGATGTCAGCCTCGGCACTTTGTTGAACACCAATGTCGATCCCAAACAGGCCTATGCCACCGATCCGCTGTTGCAGCTGGCCTATGGCGTCGAGTTCGGCGCATCCAATGCGTTGACCAGTGTGCCGTTCTTCGGTGGCATCGCGCGGCTGATCCACAAGCGCAAGCATCTGATCACCCCCTCGCTGGTTGGCGCTGGTGTCATTGGTGCCGGGTTTACCTCTGCGGTCGGTGCGCTGGCGGCCATCGCTACCGGTTCCACCGAGCCTGCCGAGTGGGTGGTCAAGACCGCTGGTAACGGCCTGGGCACGGTCATCGTCTCCTTGTTGCTGCTGGCCAACCTGGGCACTTTGCTCAGCTTCTTCTATTTTGCCGGCGTGTCGGTGCAGCAGGTTCGCTTCTTCGCCAAGATGCGCTGGGATCTGATCGTCGCCATCTTGCTGCTGCCAGGGCTGGTGGTCGCGTTCAATACTCAATGGCTGATCGCTCATGTGATGAACTGGCTGGCCTACAACAGTGCGATGTTCATCGGTATCGCTGCCGTGATGCTTACCGATTACGTGTTATTGCGGCGTCAGGTGGTGTTGCCGGCGCATCTTTTCGTCAAAGACAAACAGAGCGCTTACTGGTTCTGGGGTGGGGTCAACTGGGTGGCGATGCTCATCATCGTGCTGGGCGTGGTGGTCTACTTGATGCTGTTCGATCCGTTGTCGCTGCAGGTCGGGCCGAGCTTTCGGTATGTGGGGGCGTCGATTCCGACGCTGGTGATCTGCATCGCGGCGTACTACGTGCTGATGCGGCTGGTGATTGCCACGAGCTATCGCGGCGGCTATCGCAACGTCAAGCAGTTGGCCGAGAAGAAGGTGCGGGTAGGGCTGTAA
- a CDS encoding AraC family transcriptional regulator, producing the protein MMGLIDTTPVTCDDKIFSTAEILAAMNVSGCDEQQLGLCLAAGGLTLAQLHNPQGRISLNQHALIHTALNRSCNNPLLGLEVGKRLHLTSYGIVGFALLSSATLREALTVAAQFGLLMNFKLGLHINDDDDSARLELSDQYGLNDNQEGFWYYLEISKLITLLQDLLGLSFMCEGIDLAIDAPAEEQARVGESLGIDVRFNCPRTAIRFAGHWLDAKLAQANGITHASCKATCQAQLREVIQKYDLSYQVQNLLLGSGHCIASLSDIADRLHLSPRTLRRRLDALGTSYNALLVEVRKKLAIRYLLNTPMTTEAISEQLNYSDAANFRHAFKRWTGRSPREYRVLNNGGKYALRFGHGKSTGGQPLHSLGARAEQSMAAAG; encoded by the coding sequence ATGATGGGACTGATCGACACCACACCTGTAACCTGCGACGACAAGATTTTCTCCACTGCGGAAATCCTCGCCGCCATGAATGTCAGCGGCTGTGACGAGCAACAGCTCGGCCTGTGCCTCGCGGCCGGGGGCCTGACCCTCGCGCAACTGCACAACCCCCAGGGCAGAATTTCGCTCAATCAGCATGCGCTGATCCATACCGCCTTGAATCGCAGCTGCAACAATCCGCTGCTGGGCCTGGAAGTGGGCAAACGTCTGCACCTCACCTCCTACGGCATCGTCGGCTTCGCCCTGCTCAGCAGCGCCACCCTGCGTGAAGCCCTGACCGTCGCGGCACAGTTCGGGCTGCTGATGAACTTCAAACTCGGCCTGCACATCAATGACGATGACGACAGCGCCCGCCTGGAGCTCAGCGATCAGTACGGCCTGAACGACAACCAGGAGGGCTTCTGGTATTACCTGGAAATCTCCAAGCTCATCACCCTGCTACAGGACCTCCTCGGCCTGAGTTTCATGTGCGAAGGCATCGACCTGGCCATCGACGCTCCGGCAGAGGAACAGGCCCGCGTGGGCGAAAGCCTGGGGATCGACGTGCGCTTCAACTGCCCGCGCACCGCCATCCGCTTTGCCGGGCACTGGCTCGACGCGAAGCTGGCCCAGGCCAACGGCATCACCCATGCCAGCTGCAAAGCGACTTGCCAGGCGCAACTGCGTGAAGTCATCCAGAAGTACGACCTCAGCTATCAAGTGCAGAATTTGCTGCTCGGCTCGGGCCACTGCATCGCCTCGCTGTCGGATATCGCCGATCGCCTGCACCTGTCGCCGCGCACCCTGCGCCGACGCCTGGATGCGTTGGGCACTTCGTACAACGCCCTGCTAGTGGAAGTGCGCAAGAAGCTGGCGATTCGTTATCTGCTCAACACGCCGATGACCACCGAGGCCATCTCCGAACAGCTGAACTACAGCGACGCAGCCAACTTCCGCCACGCCTTCAAGCGCTGGACCGGGCGCTCGCCGCGCGAGTACCGGGTGCTCAACAACGGCGGCAAATACGCCTTGCGCTTCGGCCATGGCAAGAGCACCGGCGGCCAGCCACTGCACTCGCTGGGCGCACGGGCCGAGCAGAGCATGGCGGCGGCCGGCTGA
- a CDS encoding NAD(P)-binding domain-containing protein yields the protein MKHSNVTFIGLGQMGAALVPPFIDAGLQVTVWNRSIAKAASLVVLGAKAQASFVEALKASELIIVCLSDYASTNDLFLQDDIAPLLKGKTLVQFTTGDARQAQAGAQWAAEIGLNYLDGAIMDYPTKVGTPECMLLVSGPRAAWESCEPEMLLLGGRMTYVGENPGSANVLDGTLLTMYYGNTFALMQSAAMLQAERLDIKDFATALQAFKPVIESAWKRTIDAIDRQDYTGNEASIHVHSLGVQSLVDRAQNAGVEHSLLKLFSGYVDQAASKGHEADELPAAYEAFRPR from the coding sequence ATGAAACATTCGAACGTGACGTTCATCGGGCTTGGGCAAATGGGGGCGGCGCTGGTGCCGCCCTTTATCGATGCGGGCCTGCAAGTCACGGTGTGGAATCGTTCGATCGCCAAGGCTGCCTCCCTGGTGGTGCTAGGCGCCAAGGCCCAAGCCAGCTTCGTTGAAGCGCTCAAGGCCAGTGAGCTGATCATCGTGTGTCTGTCCGATTACGCCAGCACCAACGACCTGTTCCTGCAGGACGACATCGCGCCCTTGCTCAAGGGCAAGACCCTGGTGCAGTTCACCACCGGCGACGCCAGGCAGGCCCAGGCAGGTGCCCAATGGGCAGCCGAAATCGGCCTGAATTATCTGGACGGCGCGATCATGGATTACCCCACCAAGGTCGGCACGCCTGAGTGCATGTTGCTGGTCTCGGGGCCCAGGGCGGCATGGGAAAGCTGTGAGCCAGAAATGCTGCTGCTGGGCGGGCGCATGACCTATGTCGGCGAAAACCCCGGCTCGGCCAACGTGCTCGACGGTACCTTGCTGACCATGTATTACGGCAATACCTTCGCCTTGATGCAAAGCGCGGCGATGCTCCAGGCCGAGCGCCTCGACATCAAGGATTTCGCCACCGCCCTGCAAGCGTTCAAGCCGGTGATCGAAAGCGCCTGGAAGCGCACTATCGATGCCATTGACCGCCAGGACTATACCGGCAACGAAGCCTCGATCCATGTTCACTCCCTGGGTGTGCAGTCACTGGTCGACCGGGCGCAGAATGCGGGTGTCGAGCACAGCCTGCTGAAGCTGTTTTCAGGCTATGTGGACCAAGCGGCGAGCAAGGGTCATGAAGCGGACGAATTGCCGGCTGCCTATGAGGCCTTTCGGCCGCGCTGA
- a CDS encoding iron-containing alcohol dehydrogenase: MSSFKPFTFDTVASIVAEWGAARRFGEILGSWTESRNLLIVTDKFLHTNGLLDAAKASLQQAGFTLSIFDDVVADPPESVLHDCVGQARAAKVDLVLGLGGGSSMDIAKLAAVLIPSSQQLADLYGIGKVKGSRLPLVQIPTTAGTGSEVTNITILTTGETTKMGVVAQQLYADKVILDAELTVGLPPLITAATGIDAMVHAIEAYTSRHRKNPLSDALAREALRLLASNLVAACEDGSNRQAREAMLLGATLAGQAFANAPVAAVHALAYPLGGHYHIPHGLSNALMLGPVLRFNLSAAAPLYAELADVLLGPSEATVTDRATGFVAFMDDLMNRSGAPRRLRDVKVTEDSLALLASDAMKQERLLQNNPVELREADALALYQAAF, encoded by the coding sequence ATGAGTAGCTTCAAGCCGTTCACCTTCGACACTGTCGCCTCCATCGTCGCCGAGTGGGGCGCTGCACGGCGCTTCGGAGAAATCCTCGGGAGCTGGACCGAGTCGCGAAACCTGCTGATCGTCACCGACAAGTTTCTGCACACCAACGGCCTGCTGGATGCCGCCAAGGCCTCGCTGCAGCAGGCCGGCTTCACCCTGAGCATCTTCGACGACGTGGTCGCCGATCCGCCCGAGTCGGTGCTGCACGATTGCGTAGGCCAGGCGCGCGCCGCCAAGGTCGACCTGGTGCTGGGCCTGGGCGGCGGGTCATCCATGGACATCGCCAAGCTCGCCGCCGTGCTGATCCCTTCGAGTCAGCAGTTGGCCGACCTCTATGGCATCGGCAAGGTCAAGGGCAGCCGCTTGCCGCTGGTGCAGATCCCGACCACGGCGGGCACCGGTTCGGAGGTCACCAACATCACCATCCTGACCACCGGCGAAACCACCAAGATGGGGGTCGTGGCGCAGCAGTTGTACGCTGATAAAGTCATCCTCGATGCCGAGCTCACCGTCGGCCTGCCGCCGCTGATCACCGCTGCCACCGGCATCGACGCCATGGTGCACGCCATCGAGGCCTACACCAGCCGCCACCGCAAGAATCCGCTTTCCGACGCCCTCGCCCGTGAAGCGCTGCGACTACTGGCGAGCAACCTGGTGGCCGCCTGCGAAGACGGCAGCAATCGCCAGGCACGCGAAGCCATGCTGCTGGGCGCGACCCTGGCCGGCCAGGCCTTCGCCAACGCGCCGGTCGCCGCCGTGCATGCCTTGGCCTATCCTCTGGGCGGCCATTACCACATCCCCCACGGCCTCTCCAATGCGCTGATGCTGGGCCCGGTGTTGCGCTTCAACCTCAGCGCTGCCGCGCCGCTGTATGCCGAGCTGGCCGACGTGCTGCTGGGCCCCAGCGAGGCTACCGTCACTGACCGCGCGACAGGCTTCGTGGCATTCATGGATGACCTGATGAATCGCTCGGGCGCCCCGCGCCGCCTGCGCGACGTCAAGGTCACCGAGGACAGCCTGGCGCTGCTGGCCAGCGATGCCATGAAGCAGGAGCGCCTGCTGCAGAACAACCCCGTGGAGCTGCGCGAAGCCGATGCGCTGGCGCTCTACCAGGCCGCCTTCTAA